A single genomic interval of Vanessa atalanta chromosome 12, ilVanAtal1.2, whole genome shotgun sequence harbors:
- the LOC125067625 gene encoding pre-mRNA-splicing factor RBM22, which translates to MAMSKSTNTYNRQNWEDADFPILCQTCLGDNPYIRMTKEKYGKECKICIRPFTVFRWCPGARMRFKKTEICQTCSKLKNVCQTCLLDLEYGLPIQVRDAALKVQDDLPRNEVNKEYYIQNLDSQMSKFDPTQPSNSALKSKGASDLLLRLARTAPYYKRNRPHVCSFWVKGECRRGEECPYRHEKPTDPDDPLADQNIKDRYYGVNDPVAEKLMRRAAAMPALPPPEDRTVTTLYIGNLPENIVEEELRGHFYQYGEIRSLTLVPRAQCAFVQYTTRSAAEHAAEKTFNRLVIAGKRLTIKWGKSQGRQGTNEKTEPPPPLEPVPGLPGTLPPPPAFLHPFPPQMPPPPSRPNDFFNLHYAGGWGAWGAPPPPALHYPSQDPARLGAHAHASQPQT; encoded by the exons ATGGCTATGTCAAAATCAACAAACACATACAATCGTCAAAATTGGGAAGATGCT GATTTCCCGATTTTATGTCAAACATGTCTTGGTGATAACCCCTACATTCGAAtg acaaaagaaaaatatggtAAAGAATGTAAAATTTGTATTCGTCCATTCACTGTGTTCCGTTGGTGTCCCGGAGCGAGAATGCGTTTCAAGAAAACCGAGATTTGTCAAACATGCTCCAAATTGAAGAATGTTTGTCAGACCTGTCTCCTAGATCTTGAATATGGTTTGCCAATTCAAGTCCGAGATGCTGCCCTTAAAGTACAGGATGATTTACCCCGTAATGAggttaataaagaatattacatCCAGAATTTAGATAGCCAAATGTCTAAGTTTGATCCAACTCAGCCTAGCAATTCAGCATTGAAATCAAAGGGTGCCTCAGACCTTCTATTACGATTAGCGAGGACTGCACCTTACTATAAAAGAAATAGGCCTCATGTATGTTCATTTTGGGTAAAAGGCGAGTGCCGAAGAGGTGAAGAGTGTCCATATAGACACGAGAAACCTACAGATCCTGATGACCCATTGGCTGACCAAAACATCAAGGACag aTACTATGGTGTTAATGATCCTGTTGCTGAGAAGTTGATGCGTAGAGCGGCTGCTATGCCAGCTCTTCCTCCCCCTGAGGACAGAACAGTCACCACATTGTACATTGGTAACCTCCCAGAGAATATTGTTGAGGAAGAGTTAAGAGGACATTTTTACCAATATGGGGAGAtaag ATCCCTCACATTAGTGCCAAGAGCTCAGTGTGCATTTGTGCAATACACAACCCGCAGTGCAGCTGAACATGCTGCAGAGAAAACTTTCAACAGACTAGTTATAGCTGGAAAGAGACTTACAATAAAGTGGGGTAAATCACAAG GCCGGCAAGGTACCAATGAGAAGACTGAACCGCCACCACCGCTAGAACCTGTTCCTGGTTTACCGGGGACTCTGCCGCCACCACCTGCTTTCCTACATCCGTTCCCACCACAG ATGCCACCGCCGCCCAGCCGGCCTAACGACTTCTTCAACCTGCACTACGCGGGCGGCTGGGGCGCTTGGGGCGctccgccgccgcccgcgctgcACTACCCGAGCCAGGACCCCGCCCGCCTCGGCGCGCACGCGCACGCCTCGCAGCCGCAGACCTAG